TTGGTTGTGAAGTAACATagttcctaatctaatgtgatAATGTAAGTTATTCTATTATTTCGTTGTTTTTGACATGCATGTGAACGTATAAATAGCACAACTAAGTATGTTTATGTTAACCAGAACAGCATGGTGTTGCAAAGAGTGGAAAAGACTTTATTTTGCTATTGTCATTTTGGGGGAGAGCTAGTGGTGAAGAAAGATAAATCTATTTTATATAAAGGTGGTTTGGTAGATGGCTTGGTGATTGATCAAGGCACCGCATATGAAACATTTGTTGGTGAGATATGTGAACAACTTTGTATAACTCCTATGGGAAAGTTATTTCAATACTCAATTAAATTTGACAAATCATGTCTGTTGCCCCTCAAAGACCGGAATGGCTTGAATAACTTGTTATATTTCAATGAGGGTGCTAGATATGTATATGTGGTTGAAGCAGCAGAAGCTGCAAATCCCGCACTTATAAGCAAAAGGTATATTAATTTGTTGTATTGATTTTTCCATGTATGTCAATTCTGTCTATTTGAATtgaatttggaaaaatattttatttttaggtcaTCTAACAAAGAGAGCCCATTGACGTCAGATCAGGATGCTGAAGTTGAGTATGCTGATAGAGATCCAGTCAGGTCCTCCGACACTGAGAGCCAAGATCAACATGATGAAGCTGAGTATGCCAATAGAGATTTAGTCGAGTGCTCTGACATAGAGAACCATTTAACTTCGGACCAGCATGGTGGTGAGCAACATACTGATGTTGATGATAACTACGTTCATAGAGCTCAACCAGTGCCAATGCAGTGCACAATTGGTGAGAAATCACCACTTTTGCTTAATGAGTGGGAAAGAGAGCTAATTGGAGAAGGTCAGCAATATTAAAGTCCTGCTACTTTTCGTTTGGCTTTATATAAGTATTCTGTtgcaaaatgctttaaatataagtttaaaagaAATACTTCCAAAAAAATACTTGTGAGGTGTGTAGTTGATGGGTGCCCATGGAAAGTGACAGCTTATGGCGTGAGAAACACTAACTTAATTAGAGTAAATACATTGATTGATAAGCATGAACACTTGGTACAAAGTCAAACCAATTTGAAGCCTTCGTTGAAAACTAGGTTGGTTGCAGAAATGATTAAAGAGAATATGAAAGTAAGTCCAGATCATGTATCTAGACAAACTTGCATGGATTTCCTAGGTGACCTTTCTGTACCATTGACTTATTTCCACTCATCTAGAAAGGAACAGTTGATTCATGAAATGAGGAATGCTACATACAAGTTAATACCATCGATGTGCAAACATATAATGGATGTAATGCCAAGGTCAATTGCTACATGGTCATCAATTGAAGATAATCAATTTAGGCAGTTGTTTGTTGCTTATGGTTGTTCAATTCGAGGATTTCAACTTGGATGTAGGCCGCTACTATTTATAGATGACTATCATGTAAGTATACCATTCAAAGGCACTTTATGCTCTGTGATTGCACTAGATGCAAATGATGGAACATATCCAGTAGCTTATTGGATAGTTGCTACAGACAATGATGTTGATTGGTCATAGTTCTTTGAGAAACTTAAGTTGATCGTCGGTAAGCGTGAGATTGCCATAATATCGGATAGAAATCAAAGCTTGCTAAATAGGCTCAATGAGGTATTTGGTTTTGAAACTCATTCTTGCTGTTATCATCGCCTAAAGCAAAGTTTCAGCTCTTACTTCCAATTGCAATCCAATTGGGAGCAAACTGCACTTCAACTTTTGGATGATATTGCTTTTGCAAGATTAGAAGCAGAATATGAAAAAGGTCTTAGTTACCCAGCATCGGTATTGTAAGGAAATGTATGAATAGGTTATGGCCAATCACCCAGAGCATTGGGCTAATGcacaatttaaaagaaaagtaatgGGACAAGTTGAATGTTGATGAAACAGATGTGTTTTATTTATGGATGTGGAAAGAGTGTCAAAAGCCAATTTTAGAATTTATAAAAGCACATCAATGTAAGTTGTCGAATTTGCTACTTGGTAGGCAAAGGGATGTTATGACTTGGAAAAGTCCAGTCGGCTaccaaattgaacaaaaaataagagagaataTGTCTAAAGCACAGAGTCTAGTGGGCAACCAAGTGTCTGAGTTTGAACTGCAAAGCTATAAGTTTGAGGTGGACTTGTCAAGAATGGATTGCACATGCCTTGAATGGCAAATGATAGGCATCCCTTGTCTACATGCAAATCGTGATGTGTACGAGTTTGTTGAGAAGTGGTATCATAGAAACACTCAACAGACTTTATACACAGAGGTAATGCATGATTTTTCAACCCATAATATGCCTATTTTAAGGGATAATTTGCAGCTTGAACTTCAGCCTATCGATAGCAAAGGACCACAACTTGGGTTTTCACATAAAGGGCAAAGTGAGTCACAATTGAAGCAAATATCGCAAATCAAGTTCAAGAAATCAACATGTTGTTCTCGTTGTAATAAAAGTGGCCACAATCGGAAAACTTGTAAGAGCACATTGCAAGAGTAATCAAATTGAATGCTTCTAAGTATGgcatcattttctctctttcttttgtacCGCCGCCCCCCCGGGGGGAGGGGGTGTTCTCTGCACCCTTTTTAAGTTGAGTAGATTATTGCATAATTCTCTCCATATACTTGCATTAGTCTAGTAGAATGCATATgacataattatatttttctaaaaaattgcattttttttattatattgaaaCTTTTAGTGAAAGGTCgcaaatgcattttttttttgtcaataataAAGTGAtttcccaatttttattttcttatataaatatttaattttacatGTATATAATccaaattagattctaattgcATCCCAATTTTGTACCAAGTGTTTTTTAAATTGACTATAATTTGATGCCAAATGTCTTTTGATTTTAAGTGCgcttaaatttcttttttggtagaATGTGAGCTCCAATTTCATACCAAGTATCATTCAAATTTGTATCAATTATGTTTATATACAAATTCATGcatctaaaattataaaatataaacaaactcAATTTGGATTTACTATGCTTTTGTGTAATACTATAAATATATGTTTCTTATATGGTAGAAACGTTTTATATATAGGTAAATTTAAGGTATAAAGGAACTGTaccttaatttttcttttatttcaaaacttttgTAAACTTTTTCCAAACATTGCAATATTAACTaatttaaaaatccaaaattttaaacgCCATCATTCTAAAATGTATTTCTAATTTGGTTTTTAGAGTTACAAATAATGCTAAATTATGCTAgtttaaatgaattaaaatcacTATATTAAATCATGTTTGATCTTCTCTAATTGAATTAGGTGTGATCTTTTATAATCAAATTGTAATCAGGTAGGTTAATTTCTACAAGTTATCTAATTTTACCTTTtcatttgttattttgattAATGTTCACATGTATTTTATGAATCAGTGACTAATTTTATATAGAATTTAGATCCAAAAATAAGGATGCATATTATTGTGAGTAATGTCCTTTTATTGTTGTaacatatgtcatttaaatTGTCTTCAAAACTACCTCATCTTGATGCATCTTTTATCTCAGATAAGCATCGTGGTTTACTTAAAATATTAATGGTCTATGAGtttcaattagctcaattggtaaagttttttatggttgaataagagatcaaGGTTCAATTCCTACCTACACCAAAgccgattggtgtcttgatatgatgataaagagttatcattaagAGTAGGtttcataagttgaaactctttaaaaaaaaaaaaaaaattagtggtcTATTTGGTTGGGTAGAAAAGGGGAAAGTTggaaaatgtgaggaaaataTGGAGAGAAAATGGTTCTTAAATGGAATCTACTATTTTGCCCCTCTTAATTCGGTTTTTTCTAGgagaatattttcttttaatgtaataaatgtataacaataaatttattcaaattaatatttttttccaccTTTTCATCTTCCCTGCCAAACACACGCGAGAGAAGCTACAAAATTTTCTATCATTCCTACATTTCTGTTCTCTAACTTTCCATAtccatcctcccaaccaaacctacctaaaactcaaaatgattcaaattttctaaTGTCAGTGCACTTCAAATTCCCTTCGACTTCTCTACCGCAAAAAATGTcaactttaaattattttattagtgtAATTTGTTactaaactttattttattttatttaatacttTCTAGAAAGGATCCATCCTATTTAAATCCTCTTATTTTAATCTAGATATAAGATACATGATATTTGAATAATCAAGTGGTCATGAAACGGCCAACGAAACTTCTtggtatttttaataaaaacgtccaaatttcaaatcactCACCATTTATTTGTGCCTGTGTATGTATATAAAGTGATC
The DNA window shown above is from Quercus lobata isolate SW786 chromosome 7, ValleyOak3.0 Primary Assembly, whole genome shotgun sequence and carries:
- the LOC115952141 gene encoding uncharacterized protein LOC115952141; the encoded protein is MVLQRVEKTLFCYCHFGGELVVKKDKSILYKGGLVDGLVIDQGTAYETFVGEICEQLCITPMGKLFQYSIKFDKSCLLPLKDRNGLNNLLYFNEGARYVYVVEAAEAANPALISKRSSNKESPLTSDQDAEVEYADRDPVRSSDTESQDQHDEAEYANRDLVECSDIENHLTSDQHGGEQHTDVDDNYVHRAQPVPMQCTIGEKSPLLLNEWERELIGEGDLSVPLTYFHSSRKEQLIHEMRNATYKLIPSMCKHIMDVMPRSIATWSSIEDNQFRQLFVAYGCSIRGFQLGCRPLLFIDDYHFFEKLKLIVGKREIAIISDRNQSLLNRLNEVFGFETHSCCYHRLKQSFSSYFQLQSNWEQTALQLLDDIAFARLEAEYEKGLSYPASVL